The sequence GCCCGGCAACTCGGGGCGCTCGACGACGCCGGTGCTGTAAAGCTCGTGCCGCTCTCTGCCCCCAGGCTCCCCGCCGGCATGTCCTTGCCCCCGCGGCCGGAGTTGGAAAGGGAAATACACCTGGTTTCAATCGACGGCTCGACGGTGACGGGAATCGACGCGGCCGCCAAGCTGGCTCTGCTGCTACCCGGAAGACGATGGGTCGAGCGGTTGC comes from Acidobacteriota bacterium and encodes:
- a CDS encoding DCC1-like thiol-disulfide oxidoreductase family protein, whose amino-acid sequence is MDRYYLIYDDSCPICRSAARQLGALDDAGAVKLVPLSAPRLPAGMSLPPRPELEREIHLVSIDGSTVTGIDAAAKLALLLPGRRWVERLLTAPGLRRIAGLVYELIAGHRQGLSKLFFRQRGSSKGARRV